GGAAGATGCCAGAGATGACACCAGAGCTGTGGAATGCGAAGAAGATAATCGACTCCACCATACACCCAGGTACTGCAATCGGTGCTTTCGGCGCAATCACACGTTGAGCGGACGTCGCTGACAGGATCAAAGACACGGGACAGCCGGTCTTTCTGCCTTTCCGCATGTCATGCTTCGTTCTCACGAACCTGGTCGTCACGGCTGGCATGCTGACACCAGGTCTCAGTGTAAGTAACGCAGCAACAGCCCGCGTGGACAAGATACTGAATGGGGGCAGACGGCAGGAACGCTCGCATGGCAAGTCACGAACCAGTCGGTCAACGTTGGTATCAACTTCTCCAACGCGAACAAGTCGATTCCGCTCTCTACCTCGACCATTGTCCAGTCGTACCTCCTCGCAGTAAGCGCGTCCTGCGGTGTCGCGCTCGGCCTCAATGCGCTCGTGCCCCGCTTGAAGAGCTTGTCTCCCAACGCAAAGCTTATTGCTGGACGTCTAGTGCCATTTGCAGCCGTCGCTACAGCAGGTGCACTCAATGTGTTCCTGATGCGCGGGGAGGAGATTAGGCAAGGGATTGACGTCTACCCGGCGCTGTCAGAGATTGAGAGGTACAAAGTTGAAACAGGTGATCTCGAGATCAAGCCTCTGGGCAAGAGCAAGAAAGCAGCCACGCTTGCAGTGGGAGAGACGGCGCTCAGTCGTGTCCTGAACGCGACACCGATCATGGTGCTGCCACCTCTCCTCCTTGTCAGGCTACAGAAGACAGAGTGGCTTAAGCAGAGGCCTAGGATGGTGACCCCGGTCAACTTGGGTGAGTCGATGTGGGGTGCAATATGACAGCATTAATAGCTAACGCGCAGCCAGGACTCATCTTCACAACTTCCATCTTCGCACTGCCGCTTGCGCTTGCTGCCTTCCCACAGCGACAGGCTGTCAGTGCGAAGACTCTGGAGCCGGAGTTTCACGATCGCGGTGGCAAGGATGGCTTAGTCGAGTTTAACCGTGGGATATGAGCGACGGGAACCAGTGTGCAGAAAGCTTCTGTGCTCTGTCTTCCCGCAGACTCTCGTGGCAGGCTCTATGCGTGGCAATTTGGACACATGTGTCGCACGACCAAATATTGAGCACAGCTGCAATGCCGGGGCTTGTTGTCGCCACGGGGGCTGGTTTGCGGCGAAGACGTGCTTCCTGATGATATGATTGGCTAGAATGCTCAAAGCATCACGAGAGCCGCACCAGGCGGGCGTTCTTGGAAACGAGGATGAGAACAGGTGTTATAATTTCCAAAAACTCTCTAGGCAGAAGCAATTTAATAATTAAATGCGACAGCTGATTTATCTGTGACGTGGGTTGGCGATCGGGGGTCAAAGTGGCCTTTTGACAAAGACCAGGTGTCAAATAACTTCTGGACAGGGTAGCTTAAGAACTACATGTACCAGTGCATCTCTCCCATTCTACACCGACCGACATTACCCCGTCGCATTTCTCTGGGATAGATTCCCATCCCTTCTATTCTATTCTGCCGCTTGTCCCTGTGACCTATACCTATATATTGTGCTTTGCCCCCGCAAAGCTCGCACATCCCACCTCGAGCGTCCCACGTCCGCAGTTGACGACAGATTGCACACGTTTCCTTCACACAATATGGCGCCACCAGGACGCCGGAGAGGCCAACTCTCCCCTGCCACCATTCTCCTCGGTCTTGTCTTCCTGTTCTCGTCAACGGCCTCAGCTGCCTCAGCCGTCATCGGAGTCGACCTTGGCACTGAATACATCAAGGCTGCACTCGTGAAGCCGGGCATCCCTCTTGAGATCGTCCTCACCAAAGATTCAAAACGGAAGGAGACGTCAGCCGTTGCCTTCAAGCCTGCAAAGAGTGGGCCACTCCCGCCGGGCTCTTATCCCGAACGCTTCTACGGCAGCGATGCGATTGCGCTCCAAGCACGATTCCCCGGCGATGTATACCCCAACTTGAAGCACCTTCTTGGTGTATCAAGCGAAAGCGAAATCGTCGGCACATACAAGGAGAGATACCCTGCGCTTGAAGTCACAGGCACACAAGACCGCAACACCGTCAGCTTCCAGAGCGGGGTATTCTCAAAGGACAAGTCTTACACGGTTGAAGAGCTACTGGCAATGGAGCTGAAGAATGTCAGGGAGAACGCAAAGGCGCTGGCAGGCAAGGCCTACGACATCCAGGACGTCGTTTTCACTGTCCCAGCATTCTACACCGTGGAAGAGAGGCGCGCGCTTCAGGTTGCGGCACGATTGGCGGGCCTCAAGGTTCTCAGTGTGGTATCTGACGGTCTAGCTGTTGGTCTCAACTACGCTACTGGCAGGACTTTCCCAGACGTTACAAAAGACGGCAAGCCGGAGATCAACCTCGTATTCGACATGGGCGCGGGATCTACGTCTGCCAGTGTTGTCAAGTTCCAGGGCCGTACTGTCAAGGATGTTGGCAAACGCAACAAGACTGTCCAGGAGGTCCAGGTCATGGGTACTGGGTGGGACAGGACTCTTGGAGGCGATGCGCTGAACTCGCTCATCGTCGATGATATGGTCTCCACCTTCACCGAGCTTCCGGCCGCAAAGAGCGCTTCGCTCACTGCTGACAAGGTCAAGACTCATGGACGAACCGCTGCGAAGCTCTTCAAGGAAGCTGAGAGGGTTCGTCAGATGCTCAGCGCTAACAAGGAGACAAATTCCTTTTTCGAGAGCTTCCATGAGGATATTGACTTCCGCTACAAGTTTTCTCGCACAAAGTTTGAGGAGCTTACCGCTGCCTATGCTGCCCGTGTTGACGGTCCAATTAACCGAGCTCTTGAGGCCGCTGGTCTTACCATTGCCGACATTGATTCCGTTATCGTCCACGGTGGTGCAAGTCGTACACCCTTCGTTCAAGCTCGTCTTGAGGCAGTTGCAGGCAAGAACAAGATCAGGGCGAACGTCAACGCCGATGAGGCCGCCGTGTTTGGTGCTGCCTTCAAGGCCGCTAGTCTCAGCCCTTCTTTCCGTGTCAAGGAAATCCGCGACTCAGACATTCAAGGATACAACCACGGCATTCAGTACTCGTTCAACCTCAAGGATCGCGACCAGAAGATTTTCACTCCTACCACCAAGCTTGGAGCGACCAAGGATCTCCCTTTCCAGATGATGGGCGAGTTCGAGTTCACAATATATCAGGCACTGCCCAGGGCTAATGGCGATGTTTCCAAGGAGCCCACTCTTCGATTTTCAAGCGGCAACTTGACCAGGGCTGTCACCAAGATGATTGACGAGGACAAATGCGACCGCCAAAGCTTCAACAACTACGTCCAGGTTAGGCTAAGCCCGATCACTGGTACTCCTGAAATCGTTTCAGCGTGGGTAACGTGCGAGACTGAGGAGGCCAAGGGTGGTATTGTCGATGGCGTCAAGAACTTGTTTGGTATGGGTGGCAAGAAGGACCAAGAGCCGCTCAAGGAGGGCGAGAGCTCCTCTTCATCTGCTTCGGCgtcctcatcttcttctacgtCATCCTCGGCTGATGCTGAGAGCACCGATGCCGCCAAGCCTGACGAGAAGAAGATCAAGACTGTCAAGTCCGCCATCACCTTCGATGTCGAGCAGCTAGGCTACAAGAAAATTCCTCGCAAAGAGCTCAAGAGGATGCAGGACAGGTGAGTTTGGAACTTGATATAGACATTGGAAGCGTGCTAACGTAGATAGGCTCGCCGCTTTTGATTCGTCGGACAAGTCCCGTCGTCTTCGGGAAGAAGGCTTGAACTCGCTAGAAGCTTTCACTTACCGTGCACGCGATTACCTTGAGGATGAGTCCTTCATTGGCGCTTCCACAGCAGCTGTCCGCGAAAGTCTTGAGAAGGCACTCAGTGCTGCTTCCGAATGGATTTACTCTGAGGGTGCAGAGGCAGACGAGAAGACGCTGAAGAGCAAGCTCAAGGAGCTCGAAGATATCGTCAACCCTATTCTCAAGCGCAAAAATGAGGCGGCCAAGCGCCCAGATGCCATCAAAGACTTCAAAGACACGATTGCTCACATAAAGGAAGTCATCCAGCTTGTTGACAATCAGATCAAGACACAGTCATATGAAAGCTCCAAGAGCAGCGAAGCAGTATCGAAAGCGTCGGCTGAAGCATCTGCCTCTCCATCATCGACGGAGGCAATTGATGAGCTAGACGAAGAAGTCGATGCACCTGCACAGCCCGAGATTACCGAAGTCCCCACTGTCTACACCGAATCCGATCTTACGACAGTTCAGGAGGCTGCGTCCAAAGCCCAGGCCTGGATAGACGAGAACGAGGCTAAGCAAAGCAAGCTTGGTGCAACCGACGACCCAGCCTTCACAGTCAAGGACATCGCGGctgagaagaagaagctggaCGATGTGATTATGGACatgatgatgaagaagatgaagcaCTTCAAGCCCCCGAACCAGCAGAAGCCAAAGGCATCCAAGCCCAAGTCCAAGTCGGCAAAGGGAAAGAAGAACGCTAGTAAAAGCAAGAAGGCAGCTACAAAAGAGACGGATGCGCCTGCCGCAGGTGATGGGCCGAGTCGGGAGGAGTTGGAGGAAGCGCTAAAGAAGGCTGGCGTCAACAAGCCTAATGGCGATAACAACATTTTGAACAAGCTTAACCTGGACAAGGATGCAAGTGAGGAGGAAATCCTTGCTGCGATTAGCAAGGCTACAAAGGAGGGCAGGCTGAAGGATGAGGGGCACAGCGAGCTATAGGCGATTGATTGGAGTAGAAGGATGCAGATGCCAAGAGATCAGACAGTGTTGTACTAAATGGGCCATGTGTATACCAAGCGAATGCGCCTGCACAAGCATCGAGATTTAAGAAGTTTAGGAAATTTGATTTTATCAATTCAAGCGACTTTTTCCATGTACGATGACAACTACTGGCTGACTGCATGAAAGCTGGCGGCTCTTTAGTCGTGCTCACTCTTTTGCTATGCTAGTGTCAATGGGCTACGGTGAGCTCTCCGCGAAGAGTCATTTGGTACATCATGTGCATTGTACCACGGTGACAGTCGGTGTCTTCGGACCAGCAGGAGTCACATGAGACTTGGAAGACGTTTTACTTTTCAGTCGATAGCTGGACGCATTATAGCCTCACTGTTCTCTAGCAAACCTTGCCTGCCCCTCGTTATGCGGTTGGTAAGTTTGTCGCAGCGCTCTTGGCACGTCGTGAGCATCCGCCGCCCCGCGCGCGACAAGCAGTCGAGGCCTATCAATGGGAGCAACCGCCAACGAACAGTGGTGCGCTATCTGGGATCCATATCGCACCAGGCTTCACAGTTCACATGGACAATGTTGTACAGCAAAACTATGGGGCCAGGATGGACTAGATGCCGTTTCTACACATTTTCGGTTACTCCCAACGACGGCATGTGCTAAAAGTCGGTAAACAAACGCCAACCTCTTGACACGTCGCCGACGCTTGCACTAGTGCCCCAGCCTCGCATATGTCCAGTGCCACATCAGTCCGTCTCAACTTCAGAGGGGCATCCCTGGATCCCATTGTATTTTTTTTTCTCAACCGTCCATATACTCGCGGACCCTGAAGTTGCACAAACACAAGCACAGTTGCACCATCGTCCAAAAGGCCGATATTCCGAGCATGACTACCATCCACCACCCCGCTCCTCAGTCAGGCCTCACATCCTTTGCTGTTTACCAAGACCCACACGATCGCGAACCCATGTCACCTACCGAAATATATGCGGGGGATGACTCCTATCACTCTGAACGCTCGTTTGCAATGACCGACGACGTTGCACACAGTATCGAGCTACACAACAGTCCCGAAGACGAGCCACAGCCGTACCGGAGCTCGTACACATCGCGAAATTCTGTCTCGCAACCACGGCCGTCGTCGCACTATAGCTTCGTGTCCGCCGTGCCCTCGGATACGTCCATCTTGTCTAAATCAATGCTGCCTGCCAATGAGGCAGGTGCGCGAGCTCGCAAAGAGCGTCCGCGCTTCCGGAATAGCGAGTCGGGACGCAATATCCACATGTCGTCGCCACCGCCGGTGCTCGCACACCAAAGCTCCCACGAACGGCTAAAGGGGTCCTTCAAGTTGACGACGCCGATTAGGAATGGAGGAACCGAAACACCCGGATCGAGACAGTCC
The sequence above is a segment of the Pyrenophora tritici-repentis strain M4 chromosome 3, whole genome shotgun sequence genome. Coding sequences within it:
- a CDS encoding tricarboxylate carrier family protein; translated protein: MSCFVLTNLVVTAGMLTPGLSTAGTLAWQVTNQSVNVGINFSNANKSIPLSTSTIVQSYLLAVSASCGVALGLNALVPRLKSLSPNAKLIAGRLVPFAAVATAGALNVFLMRGEEIRQGIDVYPALSEIERYKVETGDLEIKPLGKSKKAATLAVGETALSRVLNATPIMVLPPLLLVRLQKTEWLKQRPRMVTPVNLGLIFTTSIFALPLALAAFPQRQAVSAKTLEPEFHDRGGKDGLVEFNRGI